From Magnolia sinica isolate HGM2019 chromosome 13, MsV1, whole genome shotgun sequence, one genomic window encodes:
- the LOC131222758 gene encoding ent-kaurene oxidase, chloroplastic isoform X1, with product MAFLDFLPDFSTLPFAATFALGFFILLSLGRILMNKRRSSNLPPAVPGSLPLIGNLHQLKAKKPHQTFANWAKIYGPIFTIKTGISTVVVLNSTELAKEAMVTRYSSISTRKLSKALTLLTSDKSMVAMSDYTEFHKMVKRYILTSVLGANAQKRKRGYRDTMIENVSNRLHAEVKDNPLRTVNLREMFQTELFRVALKQALGKDIGDSIYVEELGTMLSKREIFNVLVVDPMMGAIEVDWRDFFPYLSWVPNKNWEMKIQRMVNRRSAVMKALIQEQKKRIASGEKIDCYLDFLLSEGKMLTEEQLTMLVWEAIIETSDTTLVTTEWAIYELAKNPKNQDRLYHEIKEVCGLQKITEEHLSQLPYLNAVFHETLRKHSPVPVIPLRYAHEDTQLGGYHIPAGSQIAINIYGCNNDKNEWDEPGEWKPERFLILKNDSMDLFKTMAFGGGKRVCAGALQAMLMSCTSIGRFIQEFQWRLKEGEEENVDTVQLTTHKLKPMEAFITPRDIECMPALLEEGGRLKRSERCEGKAYMHLPVRTFTRGHAWDIRAVHQAGPGVNMTWPKNLVSPIIRSDRCKTNRWFVKKLPMSTSMYTCAPPLGKPTGLIF from the exons ATGGCCTTCTTAGATTTTCTGCCGGATTTCTCAACTCTTCCTTTTGCCGCCACCTTTGCTTTGGGCTTCTTCATACTCCTCTCTCTTGGAAGAATTCTCATGAATAAGAGAAGGAGTTCGAATCTTCCACCTG CTGTTCCTGGTAGTCTACCTTTGATTGGGAACTTGCATCAACTGAAAGCTAAGAAACCGCACCAGACATTTGCTAACTGGGCTAAGATTTACGGGCCGATCTTTACCATCAAAACTGGAATTTCCACGGTCGTGGTTCTCAATTCAACAGAGCTTGCAAAAGAG GCCATGGTGACTAGATATTCATCTATTTCAACCAGGAAGCTTTCAAAGGCATTGACATTACTCACATCTGATAAATCCATGGTTGCCATGAGTGACTACACTGAGTTCCATAAGATGGTGAAACGATATATACTTACGAGCGTTTTGGGAGCAAATGCTCAG AAGCGAAAACGTGGTTATAGAGACACCATGATAGAGAACGTCTCAAACCGCTTGCATGCCGAGGTCAAGGATAATCCTCTTCGCACAGTAAACCTTAGAGAAATGTTCCAGACTGAACTTTTTCGCGTAGCTCTAAAACAA GCTTTGGGTAAGGATATAGGAGATTCCATTTATGTGGAAGAGCTTGGAACAATGCTATCAAAACGGGAAATCTTTAATGTGTTAGTGGTTGATCCGATGATGGGTGCCATCGAGGTGGATTGGAGAGATTTCTTCCCATATCTTAGTTGGGTTCCTAACAAGAATTGGGAAATGAAAATCCAGCGGATGGTTAACCGCAGGTCAGCAGTAATGAAGGCTCTGATCCAGGAGCAGAAGAAACGAATTGCTTCAGGAGAG AAAATAGACTGTTATCTTGATTTCCTGCTGTCGGAAGGGAAAATGCTGACCGAAGAACAACTGACCATGTTGGTCTGGGAAGCAATCATTGAAACGTCGGATACTACTCTGGTAACAACAGAATGGGCTATTTATGAACTTGCAAAAAACCCCAAGAATCAG GACCGTCTATACCATGAGATTAAAGAAGTTTGTGGGCTGCAAAAGATCACAGAGGAACATCTGTCACAATTACCATACTTGAATGCTGTTTTCCATGAAACTCTGAGAAAGCACTCTCCAGTTCCAGTCATTCCTCTAAGATATGCACATGAAGATACCCAACTAGGAGGGTACCATATCCCTGCTGGGAGCCAG ATTGCTATCAACATCTATGGGTGCAACAATGACAAAAACGAGTGGGACGAACCTGGAGAGTGGAAGCCCGAGAGATTTTTAATACTCAAGAATGATTCAATGGATCTGTTCAAGACAATGGCTTTCGGAGGAGGGAAGAGAGTATGCGCCGGAGCTCTGCAGGCAATGCTGATGTCCTGTACTTCCATTGGTAGATTCATACAGGAGTTCCAGTGGAGGCTgaaggaaggagaggaagagaatGTAGACACAGTTCAGCTCACCACCCACAAACTCAAGCCGATGGAAGCGTTCATCACACCGAGAGATATAGAATGCAT GCCAGCATTGTTAGAAGAGGGAGGGAGGCTTAAACGCAGCGAAAGGTGCGAGGGCAAAGCCTACATGCACCTCCCTGTGCGTACCTTTACACGTGGCCATGCGTGGGACATCCGAGCTGTGCATCAGGCAGGCCCTGGTGTGAAcatgacctggcccaaaaatctggtCAGTCCAATCATCAGGTCGGACAGGTGCAAAACCAATAGGTGGTTTGTAAAGAAATTGCCAATGTCCACATCAATGTATACATGTGCCCCACCACTTGGTAAGCCGACTGGCTTGATCTTTTAG
- the LOC131222758 gene encoding ent-kaurene oxidase, chloroplastic isoform X2, translating to MAFLDFLPDFSTLPFAATFALGFFILLSLGRILMNKRRSSNLPPAVPGSLPLIGNLHQLKAKKPHQTFANWAKIYGPIFTIKTGISTVVVLNSTELAKEAMVTRYSSISTRKLSKALTLLTSDKSMVAMSDYTEFHKMVKRYILTSVLGANAQKRKRGYRDTMIENVSNRLHAEVKDNPLRTVNLREMFQTELFRVALKQALGKDIGDSIYVEELGTMLSKREIFNVLVVDPMMGAIEVDWRDFFPYLSWVPNKNWEMKIQRMVNRRSAVMKALIQEQKKRIASGEKIDCYLDFLLSEGKMLTEEQLTMLVWEAIIETSDTTLVTTEWAIYELAKNPKNQDRLYHEIKEVCGLQKITEEHLSQLPYLNAVFHETLRKHSPVPVIPLRYAHEDTQLGGYHIPAGSQIAINIYGCNNDKNEWDEPGEWKPERFLILKNDSMDLFKTMAFGGGKRVCAGALQAMLMSCTSIGRFIQEFQWRLKEGEEENVDTVQLTTHKLKPMEAFITPRDIECMPALLEEGGRLKRSESCEGKAYMHLPVRTFTHGRAWDI from the exons ATGGCCTTCTTAGATTTTCTGCCGGATTTCTCAACTCTTCCTTTTGCCGCCACCTTTGCTTTGGGCTTCTTCATACTCCTCTCTCTTGGAAGAATTCTCATGAATAAGAGAAGGAGTTCGAATCTTCCACCTG CTGTTCCTGGTAGTCTACCTTTGATTGGGAACTTGCATCAACTGAAAGCTAAGAAACCGCACCAGACATTTGCTAACTGGGCTAAGATTTACGGGCCGATCTTTACCATCAAAACTGGAATTTCCACGGTCGTGGTTCTCAATTCAACAGAGCTTGCAAAAGAG GCCATGGTGACTAGATATTCATCTATTTCAACCAGGAAGCTTTCAAAGGCATTGACATTACTCACATCTGATAAATCCATGGTTGCCATGAGTGACTACACTGAGTTCCATAAGATGGTGAAACGATATATACTTACGAGCGTTTTGGGAGCAAATGCTCAG AAGCGAAAACGTGGTTATAGAGACACCATGATAGAGAACGTCTCAAACCGCTTGCATGCCGAGGTCAAGGATAATCCTCTTCGCACAGTAAACCTTAGAGAAATGTTCCAGACTGAACTTTTTCGCGTAGCTCTAAAACAA GCTTTGGGTAAGGATATAGGAGATTCCATTTATGTGGAAGAGCTTGGAACAATGCTATCAAAACGGGAAATCTTTAATGTGTTAGTGGTTGATCCGATGATGGGTGCCATCGAGGTGGATTGGAGAGATTTCTTCCCATATCTTAGTTGGGTTCCTAACAAGAATTGGGAAATGAAAATCCAGCGGATGGTTAACCGCAGGTCAGCAGTAATGAAGGCTCTGATCCAGGAGCAGAAGAAACGAATTGCTTCAGGAGAG AAAATAGACTGTTATCTTGATTTCCTGCTGTCGGAAGGGAAAATGCTGACCGAAGAACAACTGACCATGTTGGTCTGGGAAGCAATCATTGAAACGTCGGATACTACTCTGGTAACAACAGAATGGGCTATTTATGAACTTGCAAAAAACCCCAAGAATCAG GACCGTCTATACCATGAGATTAAAGAAGTTTGTGGGCTGCAAAAGATCACAGAGGAACATCTGTCACAATTACCATACTTGAATGCTGTTTTCCATGAAACTCTGAGAAAGCACTCTCCAGTTCCAGTCATTCCTCTAAGATATGCACATGAAGATACCCAACTAGGAGGGTACCATATCCCTGCTGGGAGCCAG ATTGCTATCAACATCTATGGGTGCAACAATGACAAAAACGAGTGGGACGAACCTGGAGAGTGGAAGCCCGAGAGATTTTTAATACTCAAGAATGATTCAATGGATCTGTTCAAGACAATGGCTTTCGGAGGAGGGAAGAGAGTATGCGCCGGAGCTCTGCAGGCAATGCTGATGTCCTGTACTTCCATTGGTAGATTCATACAGGAGTTCCAGTGGAGGCTgaaggaaggagaggaagagaatGTAGACACAGTTCAGCTCACCACCCACAAACTCAAGCCGATGGAAGCGTTCATCACACCGAGAGATATAGAATGCAT